In the genome of Opitutia bacterium KCR 482, one region contains:
- the rpsB gene encoding 30S ribosomal protein S2: MNITVKDLLDAGVHFGHQTRRWNPKSKPYVYDHRSGVSIIDLEKTYAQLEKAAAFLEEIVASNKDVMFIGTKRQAQEILREAATMCNMPFCVNRWLGGTLTNFETIQSSLKKYKKFLDMEASGALDKLYAKEAAAIRREMDRMNRNFEGIKEIKKLPGAAFIVDIKNEEIAVAECRKLGIPVVAVVDTNSDPTLVDYPIPANDDAVKSIRLITEIVVEAIQNGLSRRTVQVKNPQIVAQKDEAKAEEPKA; this comes from the coding sequence ATGAATATCACAGTAAAAGACCTCCTCGACGCAGGCGTGCATTTTGGTCACCAGACACGCCGCTGGAACCCGAAATCGAAGCCCTATGTCTACGACCACCGCTCTGGCGTTTCGATTATCGACCTCGAAAAAACCTACGCGCAGCTCGAAAAAGCCGCCGCGTTCCTCGAAGAAATCGTTGCGTCGAACAAGGACGTCATGTTCATCGGCACAAAGCGTCAGGCTCAGGAAATCCTCCGCGAAGCCGCCACAATGTGCAACATGCCCTTCTGCGTAAACCGCTGGCTCGGCGGCACGCTCACAAACTTCGAAACAATCCAGTCGAGCCTCAAAAAATACAAGAAGTTCCTCGACATGGAAGCTTCGGGCGCACTCGACAAGCTCTATGCAAAGGAAGCGGCAGCTATCCGTCGCGAGATGGACAGAATGAACCGCAACTTCGAAGGCATCAAGGAAATCAAGAAGCTCCCCGGCGCGGCGTTCATCGTAGACATCAAGAACGAGGAAATCGCCGTTGCGGAATGCCGCAAGCTCGGAATTCCGGTCGTTGCGGTCGTCGATACAAACTCCGACCCGACGCTCGTTGACTACCCGATTCCCGCCAACGACGACGCAGTAAAGAGCATTCGCCTCATCACCGAAATCGTAGTGGAAGCTATCCAGAACGGACTCAGCCGCCGCACGGTTCAGGTAAAAAATCCGCAGATCGTAGCCCAGAAGGACGAAGCGAAAGCGGAAGAACCCAAAGCTTAA
- the aroC gene encoding chorismate synthase, whose protein sequence is MGSIFGRVFRVSTFGESHGAAVGCIIDGCPSMLELSSDDIQFQLDRRRPGQNSLTTPRDEADACEILSGVYEGKTLGTPICVVVRNKNQHSQDYSEIAKLWRPSHADFTYDAKYGLRDPRGGGRSSARETIGRVAAGAVARKFLGGGVKITAWVESVHSIAMPLQREMPSFEDVEKSPVRCPNPQVSARMEEFIKKARAEGDSVGGVIRCRIEGLPAGLGDPVFDRFEAELAKAMLSIPATKGFEIGGGFASARMFGSQNNDIFELSEDGGITTRTNNAGGVLGGITTSRPVDFRVAFKPTATIAKEQPTLTRGLEKTAVVGRGRHDPCVLPRAVPIVEAMAALVCADAILIQRTVRSRIL, encoded by the coding sequence ATGGGAAGCATTTTCGGCAGAGTTTTCAGGGTATCGACTTTCGGCGAGAGCCACGGCGCGGCGGTCGGCTGCATTATCGACGGCTGTCCGTCGATGTTGGAGCTTTCGTCCGACGACATTCAATTCCAGCTCGACAGGCGCAGACCCGGTCAGAATTCGCTCACGACGCCGCGCGACGAAGCCGACGCCTGCGAAATCCTTTCGGGCGTCTACGAGGGCAAGACGCTGGGGACGCCCATTTGCGTTGTTGTGCGCAACAAAAACCAGCACTCGCAAGACTACTCCGAAATCGCAAAGCTCTGGCGTCCGTCGCATGCCGACTTCACATACGACGCCAAGTACGGCTTGCGCGACCCGCGCGGCGGCGGCAGAAGCTCCGCCCGCGAGACAATCGGGCGCGTGGCGGCGGGGGCTGTCGCGCGGAAATTTTTGGGCGGCGGCGTGAAAATCACCGCGTGGGTTGAGAGCGTGCATTCAATAGCAATGCCCTTGCAGCGCGAGATGCCGAGTTTCGAGGACGTCGAAAAAAGCCCCGTGCGTTGCCCGAATCCGCAGGTTTCGGCGCGAATGGAAGAGTTCATCAAAAAGGCCCGCGCCGAGGGCGACAGCGTGGGCGGGGTTATCCGCTGCCGAATAGAGGGGCTTCCCGCGGGGCTTGGCGACCCCGTCTTCGACCGCTTCGAGGCGGAGCTTGCAAAGGCGATGCTTTCGATTCCCGCGACAAAGGGCTTTGAAATCGGCGGCGGCTTTGCGTCGGCGCGCATGTTCGGCTCGCAGAACAACGACATTTTCGAACTGTCGGAAGACGGCGGCATCACCACGCGCACGAACAACGCGGGCGGCGTGCTCGGCGGAATAACGACATCGCGCCCCGTCGATTTCCGCGTGGCGTTCAAGCCCACCGCAACAATCGCAAAGGAGCAGCCCACCCTTACGCGCGGGCTTGAAAAAACCGCCGTCGTCGGCAGGGGGCGGCACGACCCGTGCGTGCTTCCGCGGGCAGTGCCGATTGTCGAGGCTATGGCGGCTCTGGTTTGTGCCGATGCAATATTGATACAACGAACAGTAAGGAGCCGAATTTTATGA
- the lspA gene encoding signal peptidase II, which translates to MEQKSEYKGKKTPSAAFFVAAVLTVALDQLTKFAVVKNIPWSFDNPTYHFGGENKPISAIDNFLYIVHITNEGAAWGILSGQTYLLASIAVLALAAVWLFRNSLGFSRLWGRIALGIFVGGVIGNLIDRISYGHVIDFIDVHLPIVNYRWPAFNVADCGITVGVAIYIIMVFVYGDD; encoded by the coding sequence GTGGAACAAAAATCGGAATACAAGGGCAAAAAGACCCCCTCGGCGGCATTTTTCGTCGCGGCGGTTCTCACCGTCGCGCTCGACCAGCTCACAAAATTTGCCGTCGTCAAAAACATACCGTGGTCTTTCGACAACCCGACATACCACTTCGGCGGCGAAAACAAGCCGATTTCGGCAATCGACAACTTCCTCTACATCGTCCACATCACAAACGAGGGCGCGGCGTGGGGGATTCTGTCGGGGCAGACGTACCTGCTTGCGTCGATTGCGGTTCTCGCGCTCGCGGCTGTATGGCTGTTCCGCAACAGCCTCGGCTTTTCGCGCCTCTGGGGGCGGATTGCTCTGGGGATTTTCGTCGGCGGGGTTATCGGAAATTTGATAGACCGAATCAGCTACGGGCACGTTATCGACTTTATCGACGTGCACCTGCCTATTGTAAACTACCGCTGGCCTGCGTTCAACGTGGCGGACTGCGGAATTACGGTAGGGGTCGCGATTTACATAATCATGGTGTTCGTCTACGGCGACGATTAG
- a CDS encoding TraR/DksA C4-type zinc finger protein: MSKKTAPKKSAKKSAKPVQAKSAPKKVLPAAKKAAVGKKTPPAKKAAAVSAAKNGAAAPARRVIASVKPDKLAKLRESVNAKAQPKRIAQATISAPKPAAQKKTENVKKTSKKTAEKKPAKTEKTKAAASVAEKTEKPQKADPAPKEPERQFAAPASKRKKAHLRPSHNIYFSIEDLNAYFEKREAQTERVQKEKSAAKKTASAASAKPVTAPAVPKKPLAVATIFDILGLNPVVAQTHEKLDEQDVPRKWKKYYKMLVDLRKHHSSGVEQRSEEVLKRSAKDDAGDLSSYGQHLADAGSESFERDMAYNLISNQKEVLSEIEEAIKRIKNGTYGICEITGKPIPESRLMSIPYTRCTKEGQEIKEREAKRIKASQRSALYDMGDGSASSSSPDEEAGS, translated from the coding sequence ATGAGCAAGAAGACCGCCCCCAAAAAGTCAGCCAAAAAATCCGCAAAGCCGGTGCAGGCAAAATCCGCGCCGAAGAAGGTTTTGCCGGCAGCCAAAAAGGCGGCGGTCGGCAAAAAAACGCCGCCCGCAAAGAAAGCGGCGGCGGTTTCGGCGGCAAAGAATGGCGCAGCCGCGCCTGCAAGGCGCGTAATAGCCTCGGTCAAGCCCGACAAGCTCGCAAAACTGCGCGAGTCGGTAAACGCCAAGGCGCAGCCGAAACGCATAGCGCAGGCGACTATCTCCGCGCCCAAGCCCGCCGCGCAAAAGAAAACGGAAAACGTGAAAAAAACTTCCAAAAAAACGGCGGAAAAAAAGCCCGCCAAAACGGAAAAAACAAAGGCGGCAGCTTCTGTTGCCGAAAAAACCGAAAAACCGCAAAAGGCGGATCCCGCTCCGAAAGAGCCGGAACGCCAATTCGCCGCGCCGGCTTCGAAGCGCAAAAAAGCGCACCTGCGCCCGTCGCACAACATCTACTTCTCAATCGAAGACCTGAACGCGTATTTCGAAAAGCGCGAAGCCCAGACGGAACGCGTCCAGAAAGAGAAATCGGCGGCGAAGAAAACCGCGTCTGCGGCGTCGGCAAAGCCCGTCACCGCGCCCGCAGTTCCCAAAAAACCGCTCGCGGTGGCAACCATTTTCGACATTCTTGGGCTTAACCCCGTCGTGGCGCAAACCCACGAAAAACTCGACGAGCAGGACGTTCCCCGCAAGTGGAAAAAGTACTACAAAATGCTCGTCGATCTCCGCAAACACCATTCGAGCGGCGTGGAACAACGCTCCGAAGAGGTGCTTAAACGCTCCGCAAAGGACGACGCGGGCGACCTGTCATCGTACGGGCAGCATCTCGCCGACGCCGGCAGCGAAAGCTTCGAGCGCGATATGGCGTACAATCTCATATCGAACCAGAAAGAGGTTCTTTCGGAAATCGAGGAGGCTATCAAGCGCATCAAAAACGGCACTTACGGAATCTGCGAAATCACGGGCAAACCCATTCCTGAATCGCGCCTGATGTCGATTCCCTACACGCGCTGCACAAAAGAGGGGCAGGAAATCAAGGAGCGCGAGGCGAAGCGCATAAAGGCAAGCCAGCGTTCCGCGCTCTACGACATGGGAGACGGCTCGGCGTCCTCCTCATCGCCCGACGAGGAAGCGGGTTCTTAA
- the hisC gene encoding histidinol-phosphate transaminase: MKKFNLKKRISKSVANMAGYTPGEQPKDIEKWVKLNTNEFPFPPSPKVVEAIKNELGRDGASLRLYPNPESSKLREQLGKYFGVPAACAFAANGSDDALNVVIRAFSDDSRPIATLDPSYSLYPVLAKLQGSKLVQIPFKKNMEIDFDKIFSCGANIFFFTNPNAPTGVGFDCATVEKIAAGFDGIVLVDEAYAPFADYSCVPLVEKYPNLIVTGTSSKGLGLAGMRIGWAFANPAIIEVLDRVRDSYNLDRLAQAAGIAALADAPYYAQKCGAVIAERESVEKFFDKLGWQYHKSSANFVFFRPNKNGKKGAKVAADLFEFMRGKKILMRYFPTQKKIADGIRLSIGTAAQMKLFKKAALEWAQK; the protein is encoded by the coding sequence ATGAAAAAATTTAATCTGAAAAAACGCATTTCAAAATCCGTCGCCAACATGGCGGGCTACACCCCCGGCGAACAGCCGAAAGACATTGAAAAATGGGTGAAACTCAACACGAACGAATTTCCGTTCCCGCCCAGCCCGAAAGTCGTCGAGGCTATTAAAAACGAGCTTGGCAGGGACGGCGCGTCGCTGCGCCTCTACCCTAATCCCGAAAGCTCCAAGCTGCGCGAGCAGCTCGGCAAATACTTCGGCGTGCCCGCCGCGTGCGCGTTCGCCGCAAACGGCTCGGACGACGCCCTGAACGTCGTAATCCGCGCGTTCTCCGACGACTCCCGCCCGATTGCCACCCTCGACCCCAGCTACTCTCTCTATCCCGTCCTCGCAAAATTACAGGGTTCCAAGCTCGTCCAGATTCCGTTCAAAAAGAATATGGAAATAGATTTCGACAAAATCTTTTCCTGCGGGGCGAACATCTTTTTCTTCACAAACCCCAACGCCCCCACGGGCGTGGGCTTCGACTGCGCGACGGTCGAAAAAATCGCCGCGGGCTTCGACGGAATCGTCCTTGTTGACGAGGCGTACGCGCCTTTTGCCGACTACTCCTGCGTGCCGCTTGTCGAAAAATACCCCAACCTCATCGTCACGGGAACGTCGTCGAAGGGCTTGGGGCTTGCGGGCATGCGAATCGGCTGGGCGTTCGCGAACCCCGCGATAATCGAAGTGCTCGACAGAGTGCGCGACAGCTACAACCTCGACAGACTCGCGCAGGCGGCGGGAATAGCCGCGCTTGCCGACGCCCCCTACTACGCGCAGAAGTGCGGCGCGGTCATCGCCGAGCGCGAGAGCGTAGAAAAATTCTTCGACAAGCTCGGCTGGCAGTACCACAAAAGCTCCGCAAACTTCGTGTTCTTCCGCCCGAATAAAAACGGCAAAAAGGGCGCGAAAGTCGCCGCCGACCTCTTCGAATTCATGCGGGGAAAGAAAATCCTCATGCGCTATTTCCCGACCCAAAAGAAAATAGCCGACGGTATCCGCCTGTCCATCGGCACGGCGGCGCAGATGAAACTTTTCAAGAAAGCCGCGCTCGAATGGGCGCAAAAATAG
- the hisB gene encoding imidazoleglycerol-phosphate dehydratase HisB encodes MNQRSAKIVRNTKETQIELEINLDGAGNYEIDTGIPFFNHMLELFARHGLFDLKIKAVGDIDIDYHHTVEDVGIVLGQAVKKAVGDKAGMNRYGFFILPMDEVLVRAVIDLSNRPILVYNLGSFDARVRDFNVSLCREFFQAFANEAGANLHIKLEYGDEPHHIAEGAFKCFAKALSMSVAKDPRRGANIPSTKGSI; translated from the coding sequence ATGAATCAACGCAGCGCAAAAATAGTCCGCAACACAAAGGAAACGCAAATCGAGCTTGAAATAAACCTCGACGGCGCGGGAAACTACGAAATCGACACGGGCATTCCGTTCTTTAACCACATGCTCGAACTTTTCGCGCGGCACGGGCTTTTCGACCTCAAAATCAAGGCGGTCGGCGACATCGACATCGACTACCACCACACGGTTGAGGACGTCGGCATTGTGCTCGGTCAGGCGGTGAAAAAGGCGGTCGGCGACAAGGCGGGCATGAACCGCTACGGCTTCTTCATTCTCCCCATGGACGAAGTGCTTGTCCGCGCGGTAATAGACCTCTCGAACAGACCGATTCTTGTCTACAATTTGGGCAGCTTCGACGCCCGCGTGCGCGATTTCAACGTGTCGCTTTGCCGCGAGTTCTTTCAGGCGTTCGCCAACGAGGCGGGCGCAAACCTCCACATCAAGCTTGAATACGGCGACGAACCGCACCACATCGCGGAGGGCGCGTTCAAGTGCTTTGCAAAGGCGCTGTCGATGTCGGTTGCAAAAGACCCCCGCCGCGGCGCGAATATACCCTCAACAAAAGGCTCCATCTGA
- the tsf gene encoding translation elongation factor Ts — protein MEITAKMVSDLRATTGAGLMDCKKALAEAEGNEEKAIEILRKKGVATAAKKAGRNASQGLVAAYIHSNNKVGVLIEVACESDFVAKNEDFKSFVRDLCMHIAAAAPICIKREEVPADLVEKEREIALAQLAEDKKPEAIKQKIVDGKIDKFVAGICLLEQPFVKDDKFTVGDMLTQKIATIGEKIEVKRFTRYQIG, from the coding sequence ATGGAAATCACCGCAAAGATGGTAAGCGACTTGCGCGCGACGACGGGCGCAGGTCTGATGGACTGCAAAAAAGCCCTCGCCGAAGCCGAAGGCAACGAAGAAAAAGCTATCGAAATCCTCCGCAAGAAGGGCGTTGCGACGGCGGCAAAGAAAGCCGGCAGAAACGCCTCGCAGGGCTTGGTAGCAGCTTATATCCACTCGAACAACAAGGTGGGCGTGCTCATCGAAGTTGCGTGCGAGTCGGACTTCGTGGCAAAGAACGAAGACTTCAAGTCTTTTGTGCGCGACCTCTGCATGCACATCGCGGCGGCCGCTCCCATCTGCATTAAGCGCGAAGAAGTTCCCGCCGACCTCGTCGAAAAGGAACGCGAAATCGCCCTTGCGCAGCTGGCGGAAGACAAGAAGCCCGAAGCAATCAAGCAGAAGATTGTCGACGGTAAAATCGACAAGTTCGTCGCGGGCATTTGCCTGCTCGAACAGCCCTTTGTCAAGGACGACAAGTTCACGGTCGGCGACATGCTTACGCAGAAAATCGCGACAATCGGCGAAAAAATCGAAGTCAAACGCTTCACGCGCTACCAAATCGGCTAA